A genomic stretch from Bradyrhizobium sp. 195 includes:
- the ccoG gene encoding cytochrome c oxidase accessory protein CcoG, with protein MNKAVNPNELTSDDDYGPLYAARKKVYPQSVSGTFRRIKWGLMAFCLGVHYFLPFVRWNRGLGAPSQAVLIDLPNSRFYFFFIELWPQEVYYFTGLLIIAAVALFLMNSVGGRIWCGYLCPQTVWTDLFYAVERLVEGDRRERMKKDAASDPMKLQRISEIVLKHSIWLLIAWWTGGAWVLYFNDAPTLVKQLVTFQGPMVAYAWIGILTATTYVLAGYMREQVCTYMCPWPRIQAALTDEWALNVTYRYDRGEKRTSVKKAAELRALGEHAGDCVDCYQCVAVCPTGIDIRDGAQLECIQCGLCIDACDNVMTKIGRPTRLIGYDNDINIQRRQEGKAPVYRIVRPRTVVYSAIIAAVGGIMLYTLATRSLLDVNVLHDRNPVAVKLSDGSIRNAYTVRLLNKSGYDRVIAIDAEGPVNATIHVIGVDSVTPDRPMIVIARDSTSELRLLVTAPADSNPEKSIPVRFHVTDIGLGEVANATDNFVSP; from the coding sequence ATGAACAAGGCCGTGAACCCGAACGAGCTCACATCGGACGACGATTACGGGCCGCTCTACGCCGCCCGCAAGAAGGTCTATCCCCAGAGCGTCTCCGGCACGTTCCGCCGGATCAAGTGGGGCCTGATGGCGTTCTGCCTGGGGGTCCACTACTTCCTGCCCTTCGTGCGCTGGAACCGCGGTCTCGGCGCGCCCAGCCAGGCGGTCCTGATCGATCTCCCCAACAGCCGCTTCTATTTCTTTTTCATCGAGCTGTGGCCGCAGGAGGTCTATTACTTCACCGGCCTCTTGATCATCGCCGCCGTGGCGCTGTTCCTGATGAACTCCGTCGGCGGCCGCATCTGGTGCGGCTATCTCTGTCCGCAGACGGTCTGGACCGACCTGTTCTATGCCGTCGAGCGCCTGGTCGAGGGCGACCGCCGCGAGCGGATGAAGAAGGACGCCGCATCCGACCCGATGAAGCTCCAGCGCATCTCCGAGATCGTGCTCAAGCATTCGATCTGGCTCTTGATCGCGTGGTGGACCGGTGGCGCCTGGGTGCTCTATTTCAACGACGCGCCGACGCTGGTGAAGCAGCTCGTCACCTTCCAGGGGCCGATGGTCGCCTATGCCTGGATCGGCATCCTCACCGCGACGACCTATGTCCTCGCCGGCTACATGCGCGAGCAGGTCTGCACCTATATGTGCCCGTGGCCGCGGATCCAGGCGGCACTCACCGACGAATGGGCGCTCAACGTCACCTACCGCTACGATCGCGGCGAGAAGCGCACCTCGGTCAAGAAGGCCGCCGAGCTGCGCGCGCTCGGTGAGCACGCCGGCGACTGCGTTGATTGCTACCAGTGCGTTGCAGTCTGTCCGACCGGCATCGACATCCGCGACGGAGCGCAGCTCGAATGCATTCAGTGCGGGCTCTGCATCGACGCCTGCGACAATGTGATGACCAAGATCGGCCGGCCGACCCGCCTGATCGGCTACGACAATGACATCAACATCCAGCGCCGCCAGGAAGGCAAGGCGCCAGTCTATCGCATCGTCCGGCCCCGCACCGTCGTCTACAGCGCGATCATCGCAGCCGTCGGCGGCATCATGCTCTATACGCTGGCGACACGCAGCCTGCTCGACGTCAACGTGCTGCACGACCGCAATCCGGTCGCGGTCAAGCTCAGCGACGGCTCGATTCGCAACGCCTATACGGTCCGGCTGCTGAACAAGAGCGGCTATGACCGCGTCATCGCGATCGACGCGGAGGGTCCGGTCAACGCCACAATCCACGTCATCGGCGTGGATTCCGTGACGCCGGATCGGCCGATGATCGTAATCGCCCGCGACTCCACCAGCGAGCTGCGGCTGCTGGTCACCGCGCCTGCGGACAGCAATCCGGAAAAGTCAATCCCGGTCCGCTTCCACGTCACCGACATCGGACTCGGCGAAGTTGCCAATGCCACCGACAATTTCGTCTCGCCGTAA
- a CDS encoding FixH family protein has translation MAPAPKPLTGTKVFLMLVAFFGVVIGVNATMAKLAIATLPGTDVDSPYAAGLSYDREISAAHDQAARKWQVNAHIGRRADGAATLEVEVRDAGGRPMTGLKFGGRLERPADKRADLVVELAESGIGIYRGNAAAVAPGQWDLVIEGEARGTRVFLSRNRVILN, from the coding sequence ATGGCGCCCGCACCGAAGCCACTGACCGGGACCAAAGTCTTCCTGATGCTGGTCGCCTTCTTCGGCGTCGTGATCGGCGTCAACGCGACCATGGCGAAGCTTGCGATCGCGACGCTGCCCGGCACCGACGTCGACAGTCCGTATGCGGCGGGCCTTAGCTATGACCGGGAGATCTCGGCGGCGCACGACCAGGCGGCGCGCAAATGGCAGGTCAACGCGCATATCGGGCGCCGCGCCGATGGCGCTGCCACGCTTGAGGTCGAGGTGCGCGACGCCGGCGGCCGGCCGATGACCGGGCTGAAATTTGGCGGCCGCCTGGAGCGGCCGGCCGACAAGCGCGCCGATCTCGTGGTCGAGCTTGCCGAGTCCGGCATCGGCATCTATCGCGGCAACGCCGCGGCCGTCGCGCCGGGCCAGTGGGACCTGGTGATCGAGGGCGAGGCGCGGGGGACGCGCGTCTTCCTGTCGCGCAACCGCGTGATCCTGAACTGA